A genome region from Halorussus pelagicus includes the following:
- the priS gene encoding DNA primase small subunit PriS, producing MEERTLRYLRGRFRDHYRAADLTPPPDPQFREWGYIPWTHGPTTMVRHQSLLELGELGDFLRRERPRHVYFSAGRYDDPGADDMEEKGWRDSDLVFDIDADHLTGVDPQQDSYGEMLAAGKAEVENLIDILDSDFGFDDLTVVFSGGRGYHVHVRDEGIRGLDRNERREIVDYIRGDGIELDAIQRTEMGGTATRRVLKKDGGWGRRVHRELLALADELLELDEEDALDRLKEFDRIGDGRAETILGAVSEDYEKLANGNVERGGPGIRQLAKVITQSVVADQSAAIDEPVTTDLRRLIRLPGSLHGGTGLEVTRIPREEVAAFDPLVDPVPETFTGNAIVVEVTDPGPVELGGESFSLSAGDVSLPEHVAVFLMARDRAEKGRE from the coding sequence ATGGAAGAGCGCACCCTGAGATACCTCCGTGGTCGGTTCCGCGACCACTACCGGGCCGCGGACCTCACGCCGCCGCCGGACCCGCAGTTCCGCGAGTGGGGGTATATCCCGTGGACTCACGGGCCGACGACGATGGTTCGCCACCAGTCGTTGCTGGAACTGGGCGAACTCGGGGACTTCCTCCGGCGCGAGCGCCCGCGCCACGTCTACTTCTCGGCCGGGCGCTACGACGACCCCGGCGCGGACGACATGGAGGAGAAGGGCTGGCGCGACTCCGATTTGGTGTTCGACATCGACGCTGACCACCTAACCGGCGTGGACCCTCAACAGGACTCCTACGGCGAGATGCTGGCCGCCGGGAAGGCCGAAGTCGAAAACCTCATCGACATCCTCGATTCGGATTTCGGTTTCGATGACCTGACGGTCGTCTTCTCGGGCGGCCGGGGGTATCACGTTCACGTCCGCGACGAGGGCATCCGGGGACTCGACCGGAACGAGCGCCGGGAAATCGTGGACTACATCCGCGGCGACGGCATCGAACTCGACGCCATCCAGCGCACCGAGATGGGCGGCACCGCGACCCGACGCGTCCTCAAGAAAGACGGCGGGTGGGGTCGGCGAGTCCACCGCGAACTTCTCGCGCTCGCCGACGAACTGCTCGAACTGGACGAGGAGGACGCCCTCGACCGTCTCAAGGAGTTCGACCGAATCGGTGACGGGCGGGCCGAGACCATCCTCGGTGCGGTCTCGGAGGACTACGAGAAGTTGGCGAACGGGAACGTCGAGCGCGGCGGGCCGGGTATCCGGCAGTTGGCGAAGGTCATCACCCAGTCGGTTGTCGCCGACCAGTCGGCCGCAATCGACGAACCTGTGACCACCGACCTCCGGCGACTCATCCGCCTGCCGGGGAGTCTCCACGGCGGCACCGGTCTCGAAGTGACGCGCATCCCGCGCGAGGAGGTGGCCGCCTTCGACCCCCTCGTGGACCCGGTTCCCGAGACGTTCACCGGCAACGCGATTGTGGTCGAGGTAACCGACCCCGGCCCGGTCGAACTCGGTGGGGAAAGCTTTAGCCTCTCGGCGGGCGACGTATCGCTTCCGGAACACGTAGCGGTCTTCCTGATGGCTCGGGACCGGGCCGAGAAGGGCCGGGAATGA
- the panB gene encoding 3-methyl-2-oxobutanoate hydroxymethyltransferase, whose translation MPTVRTLQQKAGDEEITMLTAYDAPTAAIVDSAGIDLILVGDSMGNAVLGHDSTLPVTVKEMRSRTAAVARATDDAMVVADMPFLSYGVDEGEAIENCGRMLKEAEANAVKLESGPHTVSLTERLVELGIPVMAHLGLTPQRFNQLGGYFRQGTDEESAGEMLELATAHEDAGAFALVLEHVPSNVAAQITEAVDIPTIGIGAGPDTDGQVLVLNDVFGMSDRSPYFSEQFGDVKGEMEQAVSGFRDAVESGEFPAKEHSYSEDEIDEIY comes from the coding sequence ATGCCAACCGTGCGGACGCTACAGCAGAAGGCAGGCGACGAGGAGATAACCATGTTGACCGCGTACGACGCGCCAACAGCGGCAATCGTCGATTCGGCGGGCATCGACCTGATTCTGGTCGGCGACAGCATGGGCAACGCGGTACTCGGCCACGACTCGACGCTCCCCGTCACAGTCAAGGAGATGCGAAGTCGAACCGCAGCGGTCGCTCGCGCAACCGACGATGCGATGGTCGTCGCGGACATGCCGTTTCTGAGCTACGGGGTGGACGAGGGCGAGGCCATCGAGAACTGCGGCCGGATGCTCAAAGAGGCCGAAGCCAACGCGGTGAAACTGGAGAGCGGCCCGCACACCGTCTCTCTCACCGAGCGACTCGTCGAGTTGGGCATCCCCGTGATGGCCCATCTGGGCCTGACCCCCCAGCGGTTCAACCAACTCGGGGGCTACTTCCGGCAGGGAACCGACGAGGAGAGCGCCGGTGAGATGCTGGAACTGGCGACGGCCCACGAGGATGCCGGAGCCTTCGCGCTGGTGCTCGAACACGTCCCCTCGAACGTCGCGGCCCAGATTACCGAGGCTGTCGATATCCCGACAATCGGCATCGGCGCGGGACCGGACACCGACGGGCAGGTTCTCGTGCTAAACGACGTGTTCGGCATGAGCGACCGGAGTCCCTACTTCTCCGAGCAGTTCGGCGACGTGAAAGGCGAGATGGAGCAGGCGGTTTCGGGGTTCCGCGACGCCGTGGAGTCCGGCGAATTCCCCGCGAAAGAACACAGCTACAGCGAAGACGAGATAGACGAGATTTACTGA
- a CDS encoding archease: protein MSYELRDHTADVAVAATGPTLDAVFAAAGDGMAAAMCDEIPEERGERFDFEVEAESREALLFDYLDQLIYERDVRAVLPVDNDADVSEATGGDGGHGASDGDTPDAWRVKASARGVPLGDISAREIKAVTYSEMVLEETDEGWEAYVVLDV, encoded by the coding sequence ATGAGCTACGAACTCCGCGACCACACCGCCGACGTCGCGGTGGCGGCGACCGGACCGACCCTCGACGCGGTGTTCGCCGCCGCGGGCGACGGGATGGCCGCCGCGATGTGCGACGAGATTCCCGAGGAACGCGGCGAGCGATTCGACTTTGAGGTCGAGGCTGAGAGCCGCGAGGCGCTGCTTTTCGACTACCTCGACCAACTCATCTACGAGCGCGACGTGCGGGCGGTCCTCCCGGTGGACAACGACGCCGACGTGAGCGAAGCGACGGGCGGCGACGGCGGTCACGGCGCGAGCGACGGCGACACCCCCGACGCGTGGCGCGTCAAGGCGAGCGCCCGAGGGGTTCCGCTCGGCGACATCTCGGCCCGCGAAATCAAGGCCGTGACCTACTCCGAGATGGTGCTGGAGGAGACCGACGAGGGCTGGGAAGCCTACGTCGTGTTGGACGTGTGA
- a CDS encoding DUF7127 family protein has product MSLKQITERDDVFTRRYEYEDAEVLAADLGVAGDASVDVLGDTAIVVFDGEDGTQQMEFQLPEGGAEAFITNGVLSIEVGL; this is encoded by the coding sequence ATGTCACTGAAACAGATAACCGAACGTGACGACGTGTTCACCCGGCGCTACGAGTACGAGGACGCTGAAGTTCTGGCGGCCGACCTCGGCGTCGCGGGCGACGCCTCCGTGGACGTTCTCGGCGATACGGCCATCGTCGTCTTCGACGGCGAGGACGGAACCCAACAGATGGAGTTTCAACTGCCCGAGGGCGGGGCGGAAGCGTTTATCACCAACGGCGTCCTCAGTATAGAGGTGGGACTATGA
- a CDS encoding alpha/beta fold hydrolase encodes MQRVTHHGRTTAYRVADRGGEGSPLLCVHGSGGTHEAWKGQLGRLASQRPVVALDLSGHGESEDFDADAGWETLSAYADDVLAVADETDAGVLVGNSLGGAVALQIAIERDHDFDGLVLAGTGAKLPVLADLRRWLETDFDRAVEFLHGEDRLFHDADSRYVQLSTEAMQGVGQRVTRRDFETCHVFDVRDGLSEIEVPTLALVGEHDHLTPPEYHRSLADAIPNARYREVLGAAHLAMLEEPEGFNAAIREFLDEEEV; translated from the coding sequence ATGCAACGGGTCACACACCACGGACGGACGACGGCCTATCGGGTGGCCGACCGCGGCGGCGAGGGGTCGCCGCTGCTCTGTGTCCACGGGTCGGGCGGCACGCACGAAGCGTGGAAGGGACAACTCGGTCGGCTTGCAAGTCAGCGGCCGGTCGTCGCGCTCGACCTGAGCGGCCACGGCGAGTCCGAGGACTTCGACGCCGACGCCGGGTGGGAGACCCTCTCGGCTTACGCCGACGACGTGCTGGCCGTCGCCGACGAGACCGATGCGGGCGTGCTGGTCGGCAACTCGCTTGGCGGTGCGGTCGCGCTACAAATCGCCATCGAGCGCGACCACGATTTCGATGGACTCGTACTGGCTGGCACCGGGGCGAAACTCCCCGTACTGGCCGACCTGCGGCGATGGCTCGAAACCGACTTCGACCGCGCGGTCGAGTTTCTCCACGGCGAGGACCGACTCTTCCACGACGCCGACTCGCGGTACGTCCAACTATCGACCGAGGCGATGCAAGGCGTCGGCCAGCGCGTCACTCGTCGGGATTTCGAGACCTGCCACGTCTTCGACGTTCGGGACGGTCTCTCGGAAATCGAGGTCCCGACGCTCGCGCTCGTGGGCGAACACGACCATCTCACCCCGCCGGAGTACCACCGGTCGCTCGCCGACGCCATTCCGAACGCTCGGTACCGGGAAGTCCTCGGCGCGGCCCACCTCGCCATGCTGGAGGAACCGGAGGGGTTCAATGCCGCCATTCGGGAGTTTTTGGACGAAGAAGAGGTGTAA
- a CDS encoding sodium:calcium antiporter, which produces MLPSILEFALLAVGATAIIWKASGLLERAAERLSVYYGLPAVVQGAVVVAIGSSFPELSSAVIATWLHGEFDLGVSAIVGSAIFNLLVIPAVSGILGDGVEADRTLVYKEAQFYMIAVSVLVITFALAVIYNPVEGMRLGGSVTRPLALLPIAFYGVYVFTQYQDTMDHDAASGPGDVDVLKEWALLGVSLALIAGSVEGLVVAAKGFGTLFGTPNFVWGLTVIAAGTSLPDALVSVRAAKNGEGVTSLANVLGSNVFDLLVAVPAGILVAGTAAVNFAVAVPMMGFLTVATVVVFAFLRTELSLSTGESYALLGFYGLFVLWMVLETMDVTALVPGA; this is translated from the coding sequence ATGCTTCCCTCAATTTTGGAGTTCGCCCTCCTTGCGGTCGGCGCTACCGCGATAATCTGGAAAGCTAGTGGCCTGCTCGAACGCGCGGCCGAGCGCCTGTCGGTGTACTACGGGCTTCCGGCCGTCGTGCAGGGCGCGGTCGTCGTCGCAATCGGGTCGAGTTTCCCCGAACTGTCGAGCGCGGTCATCGCAACGTGGCTCCACGGGGAGTTCGACCTCGGCGTGAGCGCCATCGTCGGGTCGGCCATCTTCAACCTACTGGTCATCCCCGCGGTGTCGGGTATCCTCGGTGACGGCGTCGAGGCCGACCGGACGCTCGTCTACAAGGAGGCACAGTTCTACATGATTGCAGTCTCGGTGCTGGTCATCACCTTCGCGCTGGCGGTCATCTACAACCCCGTCGAGGGGATGCGCCTCGGCGGGTCGGTGACGCGCCCGCTGGCACTCCTCCCCATCGCGTTCTACGGGGTGTACGTCTTCACGCAGTACCAAGACACGATGGACCACGATGCCGCGTCCGGGCCGGGCGACGTGGACGTACTGAAAGAGTGGGCGCTTCTCGGGGTTAGCCTCGCGCTCATCGCGGGGTCGGTCGAGGGACTCGTCGTCGCCGCGAAGGGCTTTGGAACCCTGTTCGGGACGCCGAACTTCGTCTGGGGGCTGACGGTCATCGCTGCCGGAACCAGCCTGCCTGATGCGCTGGTCAGCGTGCGCGCCGCCAAGAACGGCGAGGGCGTGACGAGTCTCGCCAACGTCCTCGGGAGCAACGTCTTCGACCTGCTGGTCGCGGTCCCGGCGGGTATCCTCGTCGCCGGAACGGCGGCCGTGAACTTCGCCGTCGCGGTCCCGATGATGGGCTTTCTGACGGTCGCCACGGTGGTCGTGTTCGCGTTCCTCCGGACCGAACTCTCGCTCTCGACCGGTGAGTCGTACGCCTTACTTGGGTTCTACGGCCTGTTCGTTCTCTGGATGGTACTAGAGACGATGGACGTGACCGCGCTGGTTCCGGGGGCATGA
- a CDS encoding GNAT family N-acetyltransferase has product MSVNVDTEIARPGDDSYAEAAWKLKERIRHEEDVLKQRKGFFTDAYRRSTVYLLLSRNGSDERLMGFAAVRRDGYILFLAVSPEFRGEGVGKRLVGLVAENHDTITCHARASNENALGFYKHLGFKVDRHIENYYEDAGDAYYLKLGRSGGLTEKLSEFMRG; this is encoded by the coding sequence GTGAGCGTCAACGTCGATACCGAAATCGCTCGCCCCGGCGACGACAGCTACGCCGAGGCGGCGTGGAAGCTCAAAGAGCGCATCCGCCACGAAGAGGACGTGCTCAAACAGCGAAAGGGCTTTTTCACCGACGCCTACCGGCGCTCGACGGTTTATCTCCTGTTGAGCCGGAACGGGAGCGACGAGCGACTGATGGGGTTCGCGGCGGTTCGACGCGACGGCTACATCCTCTTTCTCGCCGTCTCGCCCGAGTTTCGCGGCGAGGGCGTCGGCAAGCGACTCGTCGGACTGGTCGCGGAGAACCACGATACGATTACCTGCCACGCGCGGGCGAGCAACGAGAACGCGCTGGGCTTTTACAAGCATCTCGGCTTCAAGGTTGACCGCCACATCGAGAATTACTACGAGGACGCTGGCGACGCCTACTACTTGAAACTCGGCAGGAGCGGCGGTCTCACCGAGAAACTCTCGGAGTTTATGCGCGGGTGA
- a CDS encoding CDC48 family AAA ATPase, with translation MKLTVKPLKQKDAGRGLAAVDRQSMHELGVENGDYVVIEGKSQGRAVARVWPGYPEDEGRGIVRIDGQLRQEAGVGIDDKVTIEKADVKPANSVTIALPQNLQIRGDITPHVRDKLSGQAITQGQNVPFGFGLMGMGSGQSIPLKVASTDPEGTVVVTDSTEINISERAAEEIAQGAGSGPEGTPSVTYEDIGGLEGELEQVREMIELPMRHPELFSRLGIEPPKGVLLHGPPGTGKTLMAKAVANEIDAHFQTISGPEIMSKYYGESEEKLREVFEDAEQNAPAIIFIDELDSIAPKREEAGGDVERRVVAQLLSLMDGLEERGEVTVIAATNRVDAIDPALRRPGRFDREIDIGVPDREGRLEIMQVHTRGMPLADGVDLEAYADNTHGFVGADLESLAKEGAMNALRRIRPEIDLEEDEIPADVLDSLQVTERDLREALKGIEPSALREVFVEVPDVTWEQVGGLEDTKERLRETIQWPLDYPEVFDELDMQAAKGVLLYGPPGTGKTLMAKAVANESDSNFISIKGPELLSKWVGESEKGVREVFSKARENAPTVVFFDEIDSIATERGGGEGGGSQVSERVVSQLLTELDGLEELEDVVVVATTNRPDLIDSALLRPGRLDRHVHVPVPDEEAREAIFEVHTRSKPVADDVDLDWLASETEGYVGADIEAVTREASMAASREFINSVDPENIGESVGNVRISKEHFEQALDEVTPSVTEQTRERYEEIEEQFDTADPAQEKDQLGRTFQ, from the coding sequence ATGAAGCTTACTGTCAAGCCGTTGAAACAGAAGGACGCCGGACGCGGACTGGCCGCGGTTGACCGCCAGTCGATGCACGAACTCGGCGTCGAAAACGGCGACTACGTCGTCATCGAGGGGAAAAGTCAGGGCCGAGCGGTAGCCCGCGTCTGGCCGGGCTACCCCGAAGACGAGGGACGCGGCATCGTCCGCATCGACGGCCAACTCCGTCAAGAGGCCGGAGTGGGCATCGACGACAAAGTGACCATCGAGAAGGCGGACGTGAAACCCGCCAACTCCGTCACCATCGCGCTCCCCCAGAATCTCCAGATTCGGGGTGACATCACGCCGCACGTCCGGGACAAGCTAAGCGGACAGGCCATCACGCAGGGCCAAAATGTCCCGTTCGGCTTCGGCCTGATGGGGATGGGTTCCGGACAGTCCATCCCGCTGAAGGTCGCCAGCACCGACCCCGAGGGGACGGTCGTCGTGACCGACTCGACGGAGATCAACATCAGCGAGCGCGCCGCCGAGGAAATCGCACAGGGCGCTGGCAGCGGTCCCGAGGGCACGCCGAGCGTGACCTACGAGGACATCGGCGGTCTCGAAGGCGAACTCGAACAGGTCCGGGAGATGATCGAACTCCCGATGCGCCACCCCGAACTGTTCAGCAGGTTGGGCATCGAACCCCCCAAGGGCGTCCTGCTCCACGGCCCGCCGGGGACCGGCAAGACCCTGATGGCGAAGGCCGTCGCCAACGAAATCGACGCGCACTTCCAGACCATCTCGGGTCCCGAAATCATGTCGAAGTATTACGGGGAGTCCGAGGAGAAACTCCGGGAAGTGTTCGAGGACGCCGAGCAGAACGCTCCGGCGATAATCTTCATCGACGAATTGGACTCCATCGCGCCCAAGCGCGAGGAGGCAGGCGGCGACGTGGAACGGCGCGTCGTGGCCCAACTCCTCTCGCTGATGGACGGTCTCGAAGAGCGCGGTGAGGTCACCGTCATCGCGGCGACCAACCGCGTGGACGCCATCGACCCGGCGCTCCGGCGTCCCGGCCGCTTCGACCGCGAAATCGACATCGGCGTGCCGGACCGCGAGGGCCGCCTCGAAATCATGCAGGTCCACACCCGCGGGATGCCGCTGGCGGACGGCGTGGACCTTGAAGCGTACGCCGACAACACCCACGGCTTCGTCGGCGCGGACCTCGAAAGCCTCGCCAAGGAGGGCGCGATGAACGCGCTCCGGCGCATTCGGCCCGAAATCGACCTCGAAGAGGACGAGATTCCGGCCGACGTGCTGGACTCGCTGCAAGTCACCGAGCGCGACCTCAGAGAGGCGCTGAAGGGCATCGAGCCGTCGGCGCTCCGCGAGGTGTTCGTGGAAGTCCCCGACGTGACGTGGGAACAAGTCGGCGGACTGGAGGACACCAAAGAGCGCCTCCGCGAGACCATCCAGTGGCCGCTTGACTACCCCGAAGTGTTCGACGAACTCGACATGCAGGCCGCGAAGGGCGTGCTGCTGTACGGCCCGCCCGGAACCGGGAAGACCCTGATGGCGAAGGCCGTCGCCAACGAGAGCGACAGCAACTTCATCTCGATCAAGGGTCCCGAACTGCTGAGCAAGTGGGTCGGCGAGTCCGAGAAAGGCGTCCGCGAAGTGTTCAGCAAGGCCCGCGAGAACGCCCCGACCGTGGTGTTCTTCGACGAAATCGACTCCATCGCCACCGAACGCGGCGGCGGAGAAGGCGGCGGCTCGCAGGTCAGCGAGCGGGTCGTCTCCCAACTCCTGACCGAGTTGGACGGTCTCGAAGAACTCGAAGACGTGGTCGTCGTCGCCACGACGAACCGGCCGGACCTCATCGACAGCGCGCTCCTGCGCCCCGGCAGACTGGACCGCCACGTCCACGTCCCGGTGCCCGACGAGGAGGCCCGCGAAGCCATCTTCGAGGTCCACACCCGGTCCAAGCCCGTCGCCGACGACGTTGACCTCGACTGGCTCGCCAGCGAGACCGAGGGCTACGTCGGCGCAGACATCGAGGCCGTCACCCGCGAGGCCTCGATGGCCGCCAGCCGGGAGTTCATCAACAGCGTGGACCCCGAAAACATCGGCGAGAGCGTAGGCAACGTCCGAATCAGCAAAGAGCACTTCGAGCAGGCGCTCGACGAGGTGACCCCGAGCGTCACCGAGCAGACCAGAGAGCGCTACGAGGAGATCGAAGAGCAGTTCGACACCGCCGACCCCGCCCAAGAGAAGGACCAGCTGGGCAGAACTTTCCAGTGA
- a CDS encoding phospholipase C/P1 nuclease family protein, translating to MTNHPELLTLSEDAIERHFQQADLEGRAYRDARKYVSKLRKAYPVERVENGNEVSVRLADGAKEKKRLTPNEAKKQARRNAIDVFAGSGTDTVEAQWDMNHHTEITDSILEDSIGTDYTIETHSDDPDEFGDVARGEVDDITGQISMSSITGEVTKYAVAEVLKAGLDVYHSNWAQYHDRDATTIDFGPLGEASFGDGLGRAPRTGDEFFTQAINEDSRYDGEKKLGWSLHYLQDCAQPLHTGMGAEQAGLDVRGVTNGDIDFATFPKKWLHYGYEHIVNNNWKSSDASFVDDNLQNHLSDSSSPRIYSAAQAIRDMADVSGQYSYNIYDTIYSNQSKSEDYWNWDDSTKRTVYENLANCFSTLGYLGRGFAEEFERDF from the coding sequence GTGACTAACCACCCCGAACTGCTCACGCTGTCGGAGGACGCCATCGAGCGCCACTTCCAGCAGGCGGACCTCGAAGGACGCGCCTACAGAGACGCTCGCAAGTACGTCTCCAAACTCCGAAAGGCCTACCCGGTCGAGCGCGTCGAGAACGGTAACGAGGTCTCCGTCAGACTCGCCGACGGGGCCAAGGAGAAGAAACGCCTCACGCCGAACGAAGCGAAGAAGCAGGCCCGGCGAAACGCCATCGACGTGTTCGCTGGTTCCGGAACGGACACCGTCGAAGCGCAGTGGGATATGAACCACCACACCGAAATCACCGACTCCATCTTGGAGGACTCGATAGGGACCGACTACACCATCGAAACCCACTCCGACGACCCGGACGAGTTCGGCGATGTCGCACGGGGCGAAGTCGATGACATCACCGGTCAGATTTCGATGAGTTCGATCACCGGTGAGGTCACGAAATACGCCGTCGCCGAGGTCCTCAAGGCCGGACTCGACGTGTACCACTCCAACTGGGCGCAGTATCACGACCGGGACGCCACTACCATCGACTTCGGTCCTCTCGGGGAGGCCTCGTTTGGCGACGGACTCGGACGGGCACCGCGTACCGGCGACGAATTTTTCACGCAGGCGATTAACGAGGATTCGCGCTACGACGGCGAGAAGAAACTCGGTTGGAGCCTTCACTACCTACAAGACTGCGCACAGCCCCTCCACACCGGGATGGGTGCCGAACAAGCGGGACTCGACGTGCGCGGCGTGACGAACGGGGACATCGACTTCGCAACCTTCCCCAAGAAGTGGCTCCACTACGGCTACGAACACATCGTGAACAACAACTGGAAGTCGTCGGACGCGAGTTTCGTTGACGACAACCTCCAGAACCACCTCAGCGACTCGTCTTCGCCCCGGATTTACAGCGCGGCGCAAGCTATCCGCGACATGGCCGACGTTTCGGGGCAGTACAGCTACAACATCTACGACACCATCTACAGCAACCAGTCCAAGAGCGAGGACTACTGGAACTGGGACGACAGCACGAAGCGAACCGTCTACGAGAACCTCGCAAACTGCTTCAGCACGCTCGGCTACCTCGGACGCGGCTTCGCCGAGGAGTTTGAGCGGGACTTCTGA